The Cytophagia bacterium CHB2 genomic sequence TGGCTCGCGTGTATTGGCGTGTCGCTCCGGCAATACGTTCTTCGGCCACAGCGACAGCCGTGCCGTGACCCTCGCGCAGGGCGCGCAGCATGAGAAAATCTCCAACCGCACGCGGCACACGCAAGCCCGCGGCCACAGTGTGCGCGTTCTGCCATTCCGGGGCATGATCAAGACCCTGCTCGAACGCACGAATAATGGGGGCGCAACCGTCGGATTGTACGGCTACCATGCGCGGCCGCTGCGGCCCGATCCAGCCGAGTTGCTGCATCTCGTCGAATGCTTTCCACATGCCGATCAAACCGGTGCCGCCGCCGGTGGGATAAATGATGACTTCGGGCAACTCCCAATCGAATTGTTCAGCCAACTCATACCCCATCGTTTTTTTTCCTTCAACGCGATACGGCTCCTTGAGCGTGGAAATATCAAACCAGCCTTCTGTAGCTTTGCCGGCGATCACGCGCTTGGCGCAATCGGTAATCAAGCCGTCAATCAATTCGAGTTGGGCGCCCAAAAAATCGCATTCTTGCTGAAAAGCTTTCGGAACATCTTTAGGCATGAACACATGCGCCGGCATGCCGGCCGCTGCAGCATAAGCGGCGGTCGCGCTGCCGGCATTGCCCGCCGAGGGCACAGCCACTTTGTGAATGCCCAACTCCTTCGCGCGCGAGATTGCCAAACACATGCCGCGCGCTTTGAACGAAGCCGTCGGGTTGGGCGATTCGTCTTTGATCCACAGATGGCGCAATCCGAAAGACGCTGCCGGATTTTTGACGGACAAAAGCGGCGTCCAGCCTTCGCCGAGGCTGACGCGATTCTTTTGATCGAGCACCGGCAACATCGGCGCATAACGCCACAAACTGCTCTCCGCCTCGCGCAAAGAGGCCTTTGGCCAATGTTCGCGTGCTGCAGCCAAATCATACTGCGCAAACAGCGGCGCGCCGCAGGAACATAGCTCGCAACGTTCGTGCTTTGCGTAAGTCTTGTCGCAGCGCGTACAGGCGAGATGGGTGAAGAAGGATTGTGGCCGGTTCATGCGAACATTTTTTTCGTGGATAAAGCCAAATCAGGTAAAACTTCGGAGCGCACAACGTCGCCGAAGTCGTAAAGGTCGAGGCGTTTGGCTTTGCCTGTGGAAAGGCGCAGCACTTCGATGGTCTCGGCTTCGAGAGAAACAAGCCAGCATTCGCGCACGCCGATGCGGCAATAATCTTTGAGCTTCGCCGCAATTTTATGGCGGGTCTCCTCCGGAGACAAAATCTCGACGGCAAGATCCGGCGCGCCGTCGATTCTATCGCCCACGAGGTGTTGTCGCGCTGTGCTCACAAAAATCAAATCCGGCTGCCGGGTGCGCAGCCTGGGCTTGCGGCGCACGACGACATCCAACGGCGCGAAGAGAACGAATCCCAATCTTCGCTTCGAAACAAAGCTGAACAGCGCGCGATACAAATTGCCCAGCACGATTTGATGCCGGGCCGTCGGTGCAGGCGCCATGATTATCTCCCCATCGATAATTTCATAACGCTGCATCGTTTCCGGCAGCGCAAGATATTCTGCAAAATCAATTTTTTTTGAGCTGGTAAGATTGACGGACATATCCACTCACCTGAGCGATAATACACGACGGATAGAAATTACTGCACTCATCGCGCGCGGGCGCTTTTGCCGCGCGCATCGCGACAGCATCTTTAAAAGCGGCGCGTCTTATGAATTATTCAAGCTTCTCCCGCAACACCTGATTCGCCATTTGCGGATTCACTTTGCCGCGCGTGGCCTTCATCAATTGCCCCACGAGGAATCCAAAAACTTTCTGCTCGCCGGCGCGATAGCGCGCAACCTCCTCGGGATGCGCCGCCAGCACCTCGGCGATGGCTTTCTCAATCACGCCCGCATCGGAAACCTGCTCCAGGCCTTTTTCCTTGACAATCTCCCTTGCGGATTTTCCTGTTGCCCACATCTGCTCAAAGACTTCCCTGGCAACCTTGTTGTTGATCGCGCCCTGCTCGATGTGCGTGATCATTTCGGCCAGCGCCTGCGGCGGCAAATTGAATGCGCTGATTTCGATTTTTTCATCACTGAGAACGCGCAAGACTTCGCCCATCACCCAATTGGCGGCTTGCTTTGCATCAGCCACATGCCGCGCAACGTTTTCAAAATAATCGGCAATGCCGCGCTCCTCGGTCAACACTTCGGCATGCGGCCGCGAGAGTTTATACTCTTCCATAAAACGCTTGCGCCGCGCCTGCGGTAATTCCGGCAACGAGGCTTTCACCCGTTCGCGCCATTCTTCATCGACGCGCAACGGCGCCAGATCCGGCTCGGGGAAATAACGGTAATCGTGTTCGAATTCCTTCGAACGCATCGAAATCGTCGCGCCGCGGCTGGCATCCCACAACCGGGTTTCTTGTGCGATGGTTCCGCCATTTTCCAAAATGTCAATCTGGCGCTGTATCTCGGCCTCGAGCGCACGCTCGACGTGACGTATCGAGTTCATGTTCTTGATTTCGATTTTTGTTCCAAATTCCTTGTGGCCCACCGGCCGCACGGAAACATTCGCATCACAGCGCAGGCTGCCTTCTTCCATGTTGCCGTCGCAAATGCCAAGATAGCGCACGAGCTGCTGCATGCTCGCGAGATAACGATTCGCTTCGCGCGGCGAAGCGATATCTGGCCCGCTGACGATTTCAATCAACGGCACGCCGCAGCGGTTCAAGTCGATAAGCGTCTCATTCTCCGCAACAAATTCTTCCGCATGAATGGATTTGCCGGCATCCTCTTCAAGATGAATGCGAATGATGCGCACACGTTTGTGCGTTCCGTTTTCGAGTTCAAGATCGAGCCAGCCGTGCTCGCACAACGGCTCTTCATACTGTGAGATTTGATAGCCTTTGGGCAGGTCGGGATAGAAATAATGCTTGCGCGCAAAAAGCGAAAACGGCGCAATTTTGCAATTGGTCGCAAGCCCCATTTTAATAGCAAACTCGACGGCCTTGCGATTCAACACCGGCAGCACGCCGGGCAAACCCGCGCAAACCGGAGAGACTTGTGAATTCGGGGCCGCACCGAATGTTGTGCTGACAGAAGAGAAAATTTTTGATTCGGTCGAAAGTTGCGCGTGAACTTCCAAGCCGATGACGGGTTCGTAGGGCATCTTTTCCTCGTGTGTCATCCCAAAAATTTAGCCAACATACAAAAGAAAACACTGGCGCGCAACCCCCGTGTGTCATTGAAAACATCCTTGTTTCCCAGGCATTTTTCTGATTATATTGGCTGCGTCAAGAGTCATATGTGATCAAAATTCGTTCTCTATGTGAAAGGAGGAAGTTATGGACTTCCGCATTGAAACCGACAGCATGGGCGAGATTCAAGTTCCCAGCGACCGTTACTACGGCGCGCAAACCGCGCGTTCCCTGGTTCATTTTAAGATTGGCAGCGAGCGCATGCCGCGTGAGTTGATTTGGGCCTTTGGCATTCTCAAAAAAGCAGCAGCGTTGGTGAATCAGGAACTCGGGCTTTTGCCCGCAGACAAAACCAAGTTGATCGTGCAGGCGGCGGAGGAAGTCATTGCCGGCAAACTTGACGATCATTTTCCGCTGGTGGTTTGGCAAACCGGCAGCGGCACGCAAACCAATATGAATGTGAATGAAGTCATCTCGAATCGTGCCATTGAAATCAGCGGCGGCAAGATGGGCAGCAAAAAACCGATTCATCCGAACGACGATGTGAACAAAGCGCAATCATCGAACGACACGTTTCCCACCGCGATGCACATGGCTGCCGTCCATGAAATTCATCGCCGCTTAATTCCCATGCTATCCCAACTGCGCGACACGCTTGCAAAAAAATCAAAGGATTTTCAAGACGTCATCAAGATCGGGCGCACGCATTTGATGGATGCCGTGCCGCTCACGCTCGGCCAGGAGTTTTCGGGCTATGTGCGTCAGCTCGATCAAGGTCTCAATCGCCTCCAAAAAATTCTGCCGGACCTGTGTGAGCTGGCGCTGGGCGGCACGGCCGTGGGCACCGGACTCAACACGCATCCGCAATTTGCGGTGAAATCCGCTGCGAAAATTGCGGAGTTGACGGGCTATCCGTTCGTGAGCGCGGCCAACAAATTCGAAGCCCTGGCAACGCACGATGCCCTGGTGATGGCGAGCGGCGCATTGAAAACCATTGCCTGTTCGCTGATGAAAATTGCCAATGACATTCGCTGGCTGGCTTCCGGACCGCGCAGCGGCATCGGTGAAATCAGCATTCCGGAAAACGAGCCGGGCAGTTCGATTATGCCGGGCAAAGTGAATCCCACGCAATCCGAAGCCATGACCATGGTCGCCGCGCAAGTGATCGGCAACGATGTCACCATCAACATCGGCGGGGCTTCAGGCAATTTTGAATTAAACGTGTTTAAGCCGGTGATCATCTACAACCTGTTGCAGTCGATTCGCCTGCTGGCGGATGCGTGCGAGAGTTTCGAGGAGCATTGCGCCGCGGGTATCGCGCCGATTGAACGCAATTTGAAGAAGCATC encodes the following:
- a CDS encoding threonine synthase, which gives rise to MNRPQSFFTHLACTRCDKTYAKHERCELCSCGAPLFAQYDLAAAREHWPKASLREAESSLWRYAPMLPVLDQKNRVSLGEGWTPLLSVKNPAASFGLRHLWIKDESPNPTASFKARGMCLAISRAKELGIHKVAVPSAGNAGSATAAYAAAAGMPAHVFMPKDVPKAFQQECDFLGAQLELIDGLITDCAKRVIAGKATEGWFDISTLKEPYRVEGKKTMGYELAEQFDWELPEVIIYPTGGGTGLIGMWKAFDEMQQLGWIGPQRPRMVAVQSDGCAPIIRAFEQGLDHAPEWQNAHTVAAGLRVPRAVGDFLMLRALREGHGTAVAVAEERIAGATRQYTRATGIFLCPEGAAALEAAKLLSASGWLKPEERVVVFNTGSGLKYADLL
- a CDS encoding Uma2 family endonuclease, with translation MSVNLTSSKKIDFAEYLALPETMQRYEIIDGEIIMAPAPTARHQIVLGNLYRALFSFVSKRRLGFVLFAPLDVVVRRKPRLRTRQPDLIFVSTARQHLVGDRIDGAPDLAVEILSPEETRHKIAAKLKDYCRIGVRECWLVSLEAETIEVLRLSTGKAKRLDLYDFGDVVRSEVLPDLALSTKKMFA
- the gatB gene encoding Asp-tRNA(Asn)/Glu-tRNA(Gln) amidotransferase subunit GatB; the encoded protein is MPYEPVIGLEVHAQLSTESKIFSSVSTTFGAAPNSQVSPVCAGLPGVLPVLNRKAVEFAIKMGLATNCKIAPFSLFARKHYFYPDLPKGYQISQYEEPLCEHGWLDLELENGTHKRVRIIRIHLEEDAGKSIHAEEFVAENETLIDLNRCGVPLIEIVSGPDIASPREANRYLASMQQLVRYLGICDGNMEEGSLRCDANVSVRPVGHKEFGTKIEIKNMNSIRHVERALEAEIQRQIDILENGGTIAQETRLWDASRGATISMRSKEFEHDYRYFPEPDLAPLRVDEEWRERVKASLPELPQARRKRFMEEYKLSRPHAEVLTEERGIADYFENVARHVADAKQAANWVMGEVLRVLSDEKIEISAFNLPPQALAEMITHIEQGAINNKVAREVFEQMWATGKSAREIVKEKGLEQVSDAGVIEKAIAEVLAAHPEEVARYRAGEQKVFGFLVGQLMKATRGKVNPQMANQVLREKLE
- the fumC gene encoding class II fumarate hydratase, with protein sequence MDFRIETDSMGEIQVPSDRYYGAQTARSLVHFKIGSERMPRELIWAFGILKKAAALVNQELGLLPADKTKLIVQAAEEVIAGKLDDHFPLVVWQTGSGTQTNMNVNEVISNRAIEISGGKMGSKKPIHPNDDVNKAQSSNDTFPTAMHMAAVHEIHRRLIPMLSQLRDTLAKKSKDFQDVIKIGRTHLMDAVPLTLGQEFSGYVRQLDQGLNRLQKILPDLCELALGGTAVGTGLNTHPQFAVKSAAKIAELTGYPFVSAANKFEALATHDALVMASGALKTIACSLMKIANDIRWLASGPRSGIGEISIPENEPGSSIMPGKVNPTQSEAMTMVAAQVIGNDVTINIGGASGNFELNVFKPVIIYNLLQSIRLLADACESFEEHCAAGIAPIERNLKKHLENSLMLVTALNPHIGYDNAAKIAKKAHHENKTLREVAVELGILTAEKFDEIVRPEKMLGPEK